The DNA sequence TTTCACCTTTTCCTCGCCGATCTTCAGCATATTTTTACTGAAATCCAGCCCTTTGACTTCACCTTCAGTACCGACAGCTTCTGCAAGCGCAATGGTCCAGTCTGCAGTCCCGCAGCATAGATCCAGTGCTTTCTGCCCTTTTTGGACATTCATCTTTTTCATGGTATCCCTGCGCCATCGCTTATGCTGCTGGAAGCTGATGACAGAATTCATCTGGTCATAATTTCCGTATATTTTCTCGAATACGCCGTGTACGCGCTCTGCTTTGGATTGTTGTTCCATAAGGGTCACCCTTCTTCTGCAATTGATTTTGTCATGGGTTGATGCTGGTCAAGAATGGAATGGATCCGCTCCTCCAGCAGGCTATTAAGGAAAGGGACAGCTTTCATGCCTTTGTCAATCATATCTTTAGAATGATCGATATAGCGGTTGGCTATCAGAAGAAGATATCTTTTCTGCTCAGCAGACAGGTCGGCAAGCTCTTGTTCCTTTTTAGGGAATACGAGGCGTTTAAGTCGTTCAAACAGAAACGATGTCCCCTGATCCAGATAGCGTCCCCTTTCTTCCATGAGTCTCTTCATCAGCAGAAGGTGGGATGACAGTTCGGTCCATGCCGGCTTGTTAAAGCATTCTGCAATTTTTGAGAACAGTGAGGACTCTATCAGCCTGACGCTTTCCATCAGTCCTTCGACATTTTCCGTTTCATGCTGGTATACAGAGATTTTATGCTCGTTCACTTCTTTGATGCCGTCCGACAGCAGCCGGATCATTCCAATATCCTTTGATTCCGAGAGAATCTTATAATATAAGCTGCTGTAGTAAATGCCGGCGAGGACCGTAAGCTGCCTGTTTTTTTGCATTTCGCCGGCGATTTGTGTATTGCTGACCTGTTCATGGGTATCAAGGGCGACTTGTATAAGCATGGCTGTCACTGAGTAGTCATTCTTCTGCTTCTGAGTCAATTCAGCTTCATTGAGCATGGAGACAAGAAGGAGCAGCTTATCCTGATCGATAACCGGCTCATC is a window from the Bacillus infantis NRRL B-14911 genome containing:
- a CDS encoding heptaprenyl diphosphate synthase component 1, translated to MIRLQDIKINMEYVRKQIEGKVLHPYLLKYIDEPVIDQDKLLLLVSMLNEAELTQKQKNDYSVTAMLIQVALDTHEQVSNTQIAGEMQKNRQLTVLAGIYYSSLYYKILSESKDIGMIRLLSDGIKEVNEHKISVYQHETENVEGLMESVRLIESSLFSKIAECFNKPAWTELSSHLLLMKRLMEERGRYLDQGTSFLFERLKRLVFPKKEQELADLSAEQKRYLLLIANRYIDHSKDMIDKGMKAVPFLNSLLEERIHSILDQHQPMTKSIAEEG